From a region of the Argiope bruennichi chromosome 8, qqArgBrue1.1, whole genome shotgun sequence genome:
- the LOC129981563 gene encoding tetratricopeptide repeat protein 8-like — translation MDPLFQAISYYRRHHFEKCVDICTKVLEEKPYDEAAWTLKMKALTQEVYVDDLETDEEGIADIIMDENSIAQMARPGTSLKNPNSAKGTSQAYRPVTQSGRPLSGVVRPGTQSGRPGTMEQAIRTRTAFTARPITSSSGRFVRLGTASMLSQPDGPFINFARLNISKYAALPHIAKHLFEYAYYHDNDIRQALDIAAQATQACRFEDWWWKFQLGKCYYRFGMFRDAEKQFKSAIKQQDMIDTYLWLGKVYIGLDQPLAALDVYKQGLEKFPQEVFLMVHTARIYEELNDLDLAVKYYKDVLNYEAIDVEAIACIAAHHFYNDQPEVALRYYRRLLQMGVCNSELYNNLALCCFYSQQNDMAIMCFERALSLATDETLPDVWYNIAHLALGIGDKSLATQCLRLALVANNDHAESYNNLGVIEGTKGNLDQAKAFFVAASNLAQHLFEPHFNQALLAEKMGDLQNAYFMVQKSLEAYPEHTDSKDLFQRIKNLFTTL, via the exons GCTGCTTggactttaaaaatgaaagccCTCACCCAAGAGGTGTATGTTGATGATTTAGAGACAGATGAAGAAGGGATAGCTGATATCATTATGGATGAAAATTCCATTGCACAGATGGCACGTCCAGGCACTTCTTTAAAGAACCCCAATTCTGCGAAAGGAACTAGTCAAGCTTATAG aCCAGTTACACAATCAGGCCGCCCTCTGTCTGGAGTTGTGCGACCTGGCACACAATCTGGTAGACCTGGTACGATGGAACAAGCTATACGAACACGTACTGCATTCACTGCTAGGCCTATAACAAGTTCTTCTGGAAGATTTGTACGCCTGGGTAca gcATCTATGTTATCTCAACCTGATGGACCTTTCATTAACTTTGCCAGgctaaacatttcaaaatatgctGCTTTACCTCATATTGCAAAGCATCTGTTTGAATATGCTTATTATCATGATAATGATATAAGACAG GCCTTAGATATAGCTGCCCAAGCAACACAAGCTTGCCGCTTTGAAGATTGGTGGTGGAAATTCCAGTTAGGAAAATGTTATTAcag aTTTGGAATGTTTCGTGATGCAGAGAAGCAGTTTAAGTCTGCAATCAAACAGCAGGATATGATTGACACATATTTGTGGTTGGGAAAG GTATACATAGGATTAGATCAGCCTTTAGCGGCTTTGGATGTTTATAAACAAGGTTTAGAAAAGTTTCCTCAAGAAGTGTTTCTTATGGTTCATACTGCACGTATTTATgag GAACTTAATGATTTAGACCTTGCTGTAAAATATTACAAGGATGTTTTGAATTATGAGGCTATTGATGTGGAAGCCATTGCATGTATAGCAGCTCACCATTTTTACAATGACCAACCTGAAGTTGCATTAAGATATTACAG GAGGTTGTTGCAGATGGGGGTTTGCAATAGTGAACTATATAACAATTTGGCTTTATGTTGCTTTTATTCTCAGCAAAATGACATGGCCATTATGTGTTTTGAAAGAGCCTTATCCTTAGCTACCGACGAAACCTTACCTGATGTATGGTACAATATTGCTCATTTAGCATTG GGCATTGGTGACAAAAGTCTTGCTACACAATGCCTAAGGCTTGCTTTAGTTGCTAATAATGATCATGCGGAATCATATAATAACCTAGGTGTTATTGAAGGTACAAAAGGAAACTTAGATCAA GCAAAAGCTTTCTTTGTTGCTGCTTCAAATCTAGCGCAACATTTATTTGAACCTCATTTCAATCAAGCACTTCTTGCTGAAAAA ATGGGTGaccttcaaaatgcatattttatggtGCAGAAGTCATTGGAAGCATACCCTGAGCACACAGATTCCAAAGAtttgtttcaaagaataaaaaatttatttaccacattataa